TAGAAGAGGATGTCGCAGGCGTTcccgaagaagaagaaggaagtcCAAATGCGTCTGCAAGCCTCGTAGAAGGCTGATTCTATCGTCTAATCCTTTCATCATCTTCTATTTGGAAATGTACTTCAAAACGCCTGGGAAACGCGTGACGACAGTGGCTCGCGAGGCTGGTAAAAAGTGGTGTTCCATGTCGGAAAGTTCAAAGCGAAAGTACTACAAGCTCGCAGAAAGGGTGAGGCGACGATGCTCCTCGCGGCGGAGGAGATAGCTTGCGATACGATGCACGAAGTGTCTGATTTACTTCGTATCCGTGATATCATTCTGATGATAGGATAAGAGAATACCCGGAAGAAAGCTTGAACGCTCTCACGTAACAAAGTGACGCGTATTCCAAAGCAAGAAACGGCCGTTTGAAACGCGAAACGCGTGCAACCTGCAGAAGTCGTATTATCGTAAAATCGAGGCATCGTATCGAAATTCGAATCATGGAATTCGTGTTCGAAAAACGAGATCGAGCGTATATACATTCGCACTGAAACATACTTTGTACTTTGTGGAACGAATGTACAGGTTTTTTATACGTAGAAAAGGCCAGAACGTTGCGCAACGACGGCGTGTTGCAGAAAATGGAAAAGGCAAATAACAGAGGAAGGGAGAAACacggaggaagaaaaaaaaatcgatgGACACGCGTGTCGGTGTTGTTGGTCGGCGATATTCCCCGATAAGAGGACCGCGTGCATCAGAGAGATATATTTTTACTAAAGGCGGGTATTAAAGAGTCGAGCATCGAGCGCGTGCAGCTTACGGAAGCTCAAGGCTGTAGCTACCCTCTCGGTCACTATGTTACTGCCTGATCCTTGCGGGTTGAACGAGGTCAAGGTCGTTCGACACGAGAACTTTAAGTGCTTCCACGATTCATTGAATTCCTCCCCCCCCCTGTGCTCGTCCTTTGCAACGGAAAATCGCGATTTTATGCAAGACAACAGCACCGTAAACACCGCTCACACCGCGAATGCTAACTTTAAACGCCTTTTAAGCGGATTTACCCGACGTCACCTACTCGCTTGCCATCTAATTGCGTTCGAGCCTGAACGATATCCGACCTTCTACGATGTCGCGTTCTTTCTTCGCCGAGTCCAATCCTTCAATAACATCGCGCGCTTTTCGACCGCTCCCACGTGATGATCCGAGCTAGTCGAAGACTTTTCTGCGCGCGACTTTTACGTGAAAATATCGCGTAATCGTTTAATGTCCATCGAACGTTTCTCTCGTTGGATCAGCGTTTGCAGGGTACCAAACTATAAtacaacaaaaaagaaaaaaaaggaaaaaaaaacgtTCCTTTGATAATAAAGGTCCATGTCACGCTCAACTGTTAAATTGCTCTTTGGAATCGTAAGATAAATCGCTAGAAAAATTTTCCTATTGCGTTATCAATTTTTAATGTAGTAACGGATAAATATTTGACTCACCGTACGGAGGAAGGATACGTCATCCTGCTCGGAGCCACCCTCGCTGTCAGCCATCCCGTCGGTACGTTTTCACGTAGCCTGACGCCGAGCTCAGTTCACCTCTCCCTCGCGTTATTTTTCTCGGTCGTGGTCTGGCCTGGTTCTCCGCGACGCACGTCCACCGTCTCCAGCCTCGTAGTCAATA
The Bombus vancouverensis nearcticus chromosome 6, iyBomVanc1_principal, whole genome shotgun sequence DNA segment above includes these coding regions:
- the LOC117157715 gene encoding uncharacterized protein LOC117157715, producing the protein MDRPFDYENPNDDRNVTQQTVHQEPNPAVDNPVVERGSRRGCRRRSRRRRRKSKCVCKPRRRLILSSNPFIIFYLEMYFKTPGKRVTTVAREAGKKWCSMSESSKRKYYKLAERVRRRCSSRRRR